Proteins from one Bactrocera neohumeralis isolate Rockhampton chromosome 3, APGP_CSIRO_Bneo_wtdbg2-racon-allhic-juicebox.fasta_v2, whole genome shotgun sequence genomic window:
- the LOC126752351 gene encoding tetratricopeptide repeat protein 8 isoform X2 — protein MTTAVPLAPLAPLAALPSTRMLMGTASNMSSACANATTAMASLSIQQTHSQSQPELEPQLPPTITIAALEWQYFQAVSLFRRRKYEKCVEVCNGMLRTGHETNVQMFTSSSESHEADVQYSRGVGGSGSGSGSIVRNNNNSNNLNLTSGSRQGRSLNQNFKSNNTKHGNANGNNNKVSMPTWMMEGVWQLKMRALTQRVYIDDLETDDAFEGENEEVELERIATAARPGTSIKTAFIPRPTTSTLRAHTTAAKRNDLPMSEGSRTATTQGSKSMRPKSGMVRPGTATSRPGSSMGSRTASRCGTASRIRASSAAAYTVGDVTAKLYQASRLNPTIYAEREALIKALFQFLYYHESDVQKAYSLCEAVMEVHKQKRTSGSTRSGAPVDWWWDQQIGRCLLILRSPRKSETFLVQSLAVFPHPDTFLLLSRLYQRLGEPERALELIGMAVDRHPFNVTFRIEQGRIFDALSKPDSAMQIYRLITKLNPINVEALASIALNHFYDGNPEMALMYYSFGNSLGRTLL, from the exons ATGACGACAGCAGTTCCTTTGGCTCCATTGGCACCGCTGGCAGCGCTCCCCTCAACGCGCATGTTGATGGGCACAGCCAGCAACATGAGTTCAGCTTGTGCGAATGCCACGACAGCCATGGCGTCACTTTCAATACAGCAGACACATTCGCAGTCCCAGCCGGAGTTGGAGCCGCAGCTGCCGCCGACGATAACAATAGCCGCACTCGAGTGGCAGTATTTCCAAGCGGTTTCACTGTTTCGGcggcgaaaatatgaaaaatgcgTTGAGGTGTGCAATGGCATGTTGCGCACTGGCCATGAAACGAATGTGCAAATGTTTACCTCTTCGTCGGAGAGCCACGAGGCCGATGTACAGTACAGTAGGGGAGTTGGCGGCAGCGGCAGTGGCAGCGGCAGCATAGTCaggaacaataacaacagcaacaacctgAATCTCACAAGCGGCTCAAGGCAGGGGCGAAGCCTCAACCAAAActttaaaagcaacaacacaaaacatGGTAATGCCAATGGTAATAACAATAAAGTGAGCATGCCCACGTGGATGATGGAGGGCGTATGGCAATTAAAAATGCGCGCGCTTACCCAACGCGTCTACATCGACGATCTGGAGACGGACGATGCCTTCGAGGGGG AGAATGAGGAAGTGGAGTTGGAACGAATCGCCACAGCCGCCCGGCCAGGTACCTCAATTAAAACTGCATTCATACCACGACCAACTACAAGCACGCTGCGAGCTCACACCACAGCTGCAAAAAGAAATGACCTACCAATGAGTGAAGGGAGCCGCACCGCGACCACGCAGGGCAGTAAGAGCATGAGACCCAAATCGGGTATG GTGCGGCCGGGGACTGCTACCTCTCGACCTGGTTCTTCAATGGGTAGCCGTACAGCATCACGATGTGGTACTGCTTCGCGCATTCGTGCTTCTTCTGCCGCCGCATATACGGTGGGTGATGTTACTGCAAAACTGTACCAAGCTTCGCGCCTCAATCCCACGATATACGCCGAACGAGAGGCACTTATTAAAGCGCTTTTTCAATTCCTCTACTATCACGAATCGGATGTTCAAAAAGCATATTCACTTTGCGAAGCTGTAATGGAGGTGCACAAACAAAAACGAACTTCTGGCTCCACTCGTTCAGGGGCACCAGTCGATTGGTGGTGGGATCAGCAAATAGGCCGGTGTCTGCTTATATTACGCTCTCCACGAAAATCGGAAACATTTCTCGTGCAATCATTGGCAGTATTTCCTCACCCCGATACGTTTTTACTGTTATCACGATTATATCAACGTCTGGGTGAACCCGAACGTGCACTCGAACTCATCGGTATGGCTGTGGACCGACATCCGTTCAATGTCACATTTCGCATCGAACAGGGGCGTATTTTTGATGCTCTATCCAAACCCGATAGTGCAATGCAAATTTATCGTCTCATCACCAAGCTTAATCCTATAAATGTCGAAGCGCTAGCCTCAATTGCGTTGAATCACTTTTACGATGGAAATCCTGAGATGGCCCTTATGTACTACAG CTTTGGGAATTCACTCGGCAGAACTCTATTGTAA
- the LOC126752351 gene encoding tetratricopeptide repeat protein 8 isoform X1: MTTAVPLAPLAPLAALPSTRMLMGTASNMSSACANATTAMASLSIQQTHSQSQPELEPQLPPTITIAALEWQYFQAVSLFRRRKYEKCVEVCNGMLRTGHETNVQMFTSSSESHEADVQYSRGVGGSGSGSGSIVRNNNNSNNLNLTSGSRQGRSLNQNFKSNNTKHGNANGNNNKVSMPTWMMEGVWQLKMRALTQRVYIDDLETDDAFEGENEEVELERIATAARPGTSIKTAFIPRPTTSTLRAHTTAAKRNDLPMSEGSRTATTQGSKSMRPKSGMVRPGTATSRPGSSMGSRTASRCGTASRIRASSAAAYTVGDVTAKLYQASRLNPTIYAEREALIKALFQFLYYHESDVQKAYSLCEAVMEVHKQKRTSGSTRSGAPVDWWWDQQIGRCLLILRSPRKSETFLVQSLAVFPHPDTFLLLSRLYQRLGEPERALELIGMAVDRHPFNVTFRIEQGRIFDALSKPDSAMQIYRLITKLNPINVEALASIALNHFYDGNPEMALMYYRRILALGIHSAELYCNIALCCLYGGQIDLVLPCFQRALLLSKTTNEKADIWYNMSFVALSTGDFHLARRCLQLCLTADACSGAALNNLAVLAAHSGDLMRAKSYLQAAKEVLRDSPEINSNLKYMQAHYKL; this comes from the exons ATGACGACAGCAGTTCCTTTGGCTCCATTGGCACCGCTGGCAGCGCTCCCCTCAACGCGCATGTTGATGGGCACAGCCAGCAACATGAGTTCAGCTTGTGCGAATGCCACGACAGCCATGGCGTCACTTTCAATACAGCAGACACATTCGCAGTCCCAGCCGGAGTTGGAGCCGCAGCTGCCGCCGACGATAACAATAGCCGCACTCGAGTGGCAGTATTTCCAAGCGGTTTCACTGTTTCGGcggcgaaaatatgaaaaatgcgTTGAGGTGTGCAATGGCATGTTGCGCACTGGCCATGAAACGAATGTGCAAATGTTTACCTCTTCGTCGGAGAGCCACGAGGCCGATGTACAGTACAGTAGGGGAGTTGGCGGCAGCGGCAGTGGCAGCGGCAGCATAGTCaggaacaataacaacagcaacaacctgAATCTCACAAGCGGCTCAAGGCAGGGGCGAAGCCTCAACCAAAActttaaaagcaacaacacaaaacatGGTAATGCCAATGGTAATAACAATAAAGTGAGCATGCCCACGTGGATGATGGAGGGCGTATGGCAATTAAAAATGCGCGCGCTTACCCAACGCGTCTACATCGACGATCTGGAGACGGACGATGCCTTCGAGGGGG AGAATGAGGAAGTGGAGTTGGAACGAATCGCCACAGCCGCCCGGCCAGGTACCTCAATTAAAACTGCATTCATACCACGACCAACTACAAGCACGCTGCGAGCTCACACCACAGCTGCAAAAAGAAATGACCTACCAATGAGTGAAGGGAGCCGCACCGCGACCACGCAGGGCAGTAAGAGCATGAGACCCAAATCGGGTATG GTGCGGCCGGGGACTGCTACCTCTCGACCTGGTTCTTCAATGGGTAGCCGTACAGCATCACGATGTGGTACTGCTTCGCGCATTCGTGCTTCTTCTGCCGCCGCATATACGGTGGGTGATGTTACTGCAAAACTGTACCAAGCTTCGCGCCTCAATCCCACGATATACGCCGAACGAGAGGCACTTATTAAAGCGCTTTTTCAATTCCTCTACTATCACGAATCGGATGTTCAAAAAGCATATTCACTTTGCGAAGCTGTAATGGAGGTGCACAAACAAAAACGAACTTCTGGCTCCACTCGTTCAGGGGCACCAGTCGATTGGTGGTGGGATCAGCAAATAGGCCGGTGTCTGCTTATATTACGCTCTCCACGAAAATCGGAAACATTTCTCGTGCAATCATTGGCAGTATTTCCTCACCCCGATACGTTTTTACTGTTATCACGATTATATCAACGTCTGGGTGAACCCGAACGTGCACTCGAACTCATCGGTATGGCTGTGGACCGACATCCGTTCAATGTCACATTTCGCATCGAACAGGGGCGTATTTTTGATGCTCTATCCAAACCCGATAGTGCAATGCAAATTTATCGTCTCATCACCAAGCTTAATCCTATAAATGTCGAAGCGCTAGCCTCAATTGCGTTGAATCACTTTTACGATGGAAATCCTGAGATGGCCCTTATGTACTACAG GCGAATTCTAGCTTTGGGAATTCACTCGGCAGAACTCTATTGTAATATTGCATTGTGTTGCTTGTATGGGGGACAAATCGACTTGGTACTTCCTTGCTTTCAGCGAGCTCTGCTGCTGTCCAagactaccaatgaaaaagcgGACATATGGTACAACATGAGTTTTGTCGCACTG TCAACTGGCGATTTTCATTTGGCTCGTCGATGTCTTCAGCTCTGTCTAACAGCGGATGCGTGCAGCGGCGCCGCCCTTAATAACTTGGCTGTACTGGCAGCGCACTCTGGCGATCTGATGCGCGCCAAATCGTATCTCCAGGCAGCAAAGGAAGTGCTGAGAGACAGTCCGGAAATCAacagtaatttaaaatacatgCAAGCCCATTACAAACTCTAA
- the LOC126752364 gene encoding ADP-ribosylation factor-like protein 16, whose product MDASFVSQMSCICVGPKRAGKTHLLKALENPDCIDETTYSMPTNGTNIFTINLSTRLPNGSSPTEKTSKQTHLNDEKNSNEVSGATELKNKRLKAPLKCIRVLEIGGAMAPLWRQYYEKVSKIIYVVDTSNLCQISAAGVLLYSILAEPRLQRCRILLVLAKMDYAYRQMRNEALLMLQISKLQKEIRQQLTIVEASAVSHVGFEAIYAWLQIP is encoded by the exons ATGGATGCGAGCTTTGTCAGTCAAATGTCCTGCATCTGTGTCGGGCCGAAACGTGCAGGAAAAACCCACCTTCTAAAGGCACTGGAGAATCCGGACTGTATTGATGAGACAACCTATTCAATGCCAACAAATggcacaaatatttttacaatcaaTCTTTCAACAAGGCTTCCAAATGGTTCAAGCCCAACTGAGAAAACTAGTAAACAGACACATTTAAATGATGAAAAGAACAGCAACGAAGTCTCAGGCGCCACAGAGCTAAAGAATAAGAGGCTCAAGGCTCCATTAAAATGCATACGAGTTTTGGAAATTGGTGGTGCGATGGCACCACTCTGGCGACAATACTATGAAAAAGTGTCGAAGATAATTTATGTCGTCGACACTTCAAATCTTTGTCAAATTTCTGCAGCAG GGGTTCTGCTCTATTCTATATTGGCCGAGCCTCGATTGCAGCGCTGTCGAATTTTATTAGTCTTAGCTAAGATGGATTATGCCTACCGGCAGATGCGCAATGAAGCTTTACTTATGCTACAAATATCC aagcttcaaaaggAAATTCGGCAACAGTTAACTATTGTGGAGGCTAGCGCCGTTAGTCACGTGGGTTTCGAAGCTATATATGCCTGGTTACAGATCCCTTAG